The following are from one region of the Magallana gigas chromosome 6, xbMagGiga1.1, whole genome shotgun sequence genome:
- the LOC105319354 gene encoding protein amnionless has product MGQWMVFLLCIGLVDCAYKRWLSNTNFGNPANWNAGRAPCGNDVAVIHDESAAVFLQVNTTVKQLLMPMNGEVVFGSDVVLGFTEQPDHSASCTPYSSNVEFNVTYPRDWFDSNNWCETDSETGDCKTIARLDSEKVPCMNDDVVYPSGNSFYVNLETGIDIKVNTFKITGKAYTTTSFQSFLSTDQGKGMFPLPNNGQRSSVTIQRRPCNDPTGCMCGNNKGEVLNRVCVIQRKRCTKAQCRTPLKPVGHCCDLCGGVAVMKFGSGFRFDTLVNGIRRNLIDGKPEYKDVQVITSKISKDEIQMVLLDTDGVRASQLTREIAKEVQNDINAGGFKYSVLSVRVDVSSGGGSTGPMPGAQTAESIPNGEIAGIVVGGAVVVGLLVVVAIFVYRRKQSPTDELGFKVFDKISFKKPNFRKPRVEVPPSFGFRFGGPENVGPSQGFDNPMYGNNPLENEKPMDMEMMPSTLGLEQEEQPTFDSSRGFDNPLYDSPPLNESMFTDPSVVEKTSDLGSRPTSFVNPMAMVEDNPQT; this is encoded by the exons ATGGGACAATGGATGGTATTCCTTCTCTGTATTG GTCTGGTTGACTGTGCGTACAAGCGGTGGTTGTCCAACACAAATTTTGGGAACCCCGCGAACTGGAATGCTGGTCGAGCGCCGTGTGGTAACGATGTGGCGGTGATTCATGACGAGAGCGCCGCGGTGTTCCTTCAGGTCAACACCACCGTCAAGCAACTG TTGATGCCGATGAATGGAGAAGTGGTGTTCGGATCTGATGTTGTCCTGGGCTTCACGGAACAGCCTGATCATAGCGCCTCTTGTACGCCGTACAGCTCTA ATGTCGAGTTTAATGTCACCTATCCCAGAGACTGGTTCGACTCCAACAATTGGTGCGAAACGGATTCAGAAACCGGGGACTGCAAAACCATTGCCCGGCTAGATTCTGAAAAAGTGCCATGCATGAATGACGATGTTGTTTATCCAAGCGGAAACTCATTCTACGTTAATTTAGAAACTGGAATTGATATTAAAGTCAATACTTTCAAAATTACAGGAAAA GCGTATACAACGACGAGTTTTCAGTCCTTTCTGTCCACCGATCAAGGTAAAGGGATGTTTCCCCTCCCTAACAATGGCCAGAGATCGTCAGTCACCATACAGAGGCGGCCATGTAACGACCCCACGGGGTGTATGTGTGGAAACAACAAGGGGGAG GTTTTGAATCGTGTATGTGTCATACAACGAAAGAGATGCACCAAAGCACAATGTAGAACACCATTGAAACCAGTCGGACATTGCTGCGACTTGTGTG GTGGCGTCGCTGTCATGAAATTTGGAAGCGGGTTCCGATTTGATACTCTAGTGAATGGGATTCGGAGAAACCTCATCGACGGAAAACCGGAATACAAAGATGTCCAAGTAATCACCTCCAAAATCTCCAAGGACGAGATTCAGATGGTACTCTTGGACACAGATGGGGTGCGTGCGTCACAGCTGACTAGGGAAATAGCAAAGGAGGTGCAAAATG ACATTAACGCGGGCGGTTTCAAATATAGCGTTCTGAGCGTAAGAGTGGACGTGTCTTCTGGGGGAGGCAGCACGGGTCCGATGCCCGGCGCACAGACAG cGGAATCAATCCCCAACGGAGAAATAGCGGGTATTGTTGTCGGAGGGGCAGTTGTGGTTGGGTTGCTTGTAGTGGTAGCCATCTTTGTATATAGAAGAAAACAGAG TCCAACCGATGAACTGGGATTCAAAGTTTTTGATAAAATCAGTTTCAAAAAGCCAAATTTCCGGAAGCCTCGAGTTGAAGTTCCTCCTTCATTTGGCTTCCGGTTCGGTGGACCGGAAAATGTTGGTCCATCGCAGGGTTTCGATAACCCAATGTATGGAAACAACCCACTGGAG AACGAAAAACCAATGGACATGGAAATGATGCCAAGTACCCTTGGTCTGGAACAGGAGGAACAACCAACTTTCGACTCTTCGCGGGGGTTTGATAACCCACTGTATGACAGCCCACCATTAAAC GAGTCAATGTTTACGGATCCCTCAGTCGTTGAGAAAACTTCTGACCTGGGATCGAGACCAACAAGCTTTGTGAACCCTATGGCCATGGTAGAGGACAACCCACAGACTTAA
- the LOC105319355 gene encoding uncharacterized protein, translated as MKTSTKLSICAASVLTVGLLWFLYRKRKFAFTKKVHGAYDDDNDISSISATRLSDDDLEEAAVSIVSFGGYPNDNEMTDEEDKDDIEDVNHSAAKSADVTSAISGNVDVIHEYADIDVLSSSSESIEWSDTTSSESSINSDRTTPTVNSVITLDIDRVQSSLHEQISSPVVQAHGVNRQTEQMARRQKETNNFPFLMSGSTVCEYIDREYRDVVSGSCPNNEALNVNSIQLFNA; from the exons ATGAAGACGTCAACAAAACTGTCAATATGCGCAGCCAGTGTACTGACGGTAGGTTTACTCTGGTTTCTCTACCGGAAGAGGAAATTCGCCTTCACAAAG AAAGTACATGGGGCATATGATGACGACAACGACATATCCTCAATTTCCGCCACACGGTTATCGGACGACGACCTAGAGGAAGCAGCTGTCAGTATCGTCAGCTTTGGAGGCTATCCTAATGACAATGAAATGACTGATGAAGAAGATAAAGACGACATAGAAGATGTGAATCATAGTGCCGCAAAAAGCGCTGACGTCACATCTGCTATATCAGGAAATGTTGACGTTATACACGAGTACGCCGATATCGATGTGCTTTCTTCCTCGTCTGAGAGTATTGAATGGAGTGACACGACTTCGTCTGAATCGTCTATAAATAGCGACAGGACCACACCGACAGTGAATTCTGTGATTACATTGGATATTGACAGAGTGCAGTCTTCGCTTCACGAACAGATATCTTCGCCGGTGGTGCAAGCACACGGCGTCAATCGCCAGACAGAACAGATGGCGAGGAGGCAGAAAGAGACCAACAACTTCCCATTCCTAATGAGCGGGTCAACGGTGTGTGAATATATTGACAGAGAATACCGTGACGTTGTGTCGGGAAGTTGTCCAAACAACGAAGCTTTGAACGTTAacagtatacaattatttaatgcttga